From one Plasmodium malariae genome assembly, chromosome: 12 genomic stretch:
- the PmUG01_12034600 gene encoding conserved Plasmodium protein, unknown function: protein MDCKKSVAGTIMRVSNYGRTKKRKKSLAVGYCCNTNYEGCRNVYIKSVMYQRSSSIFLKNMNNSSSMSTNYTGVNTSPSTTTTATTTATTTATTTATTTATTTATTTATTTATTTATTTATATTTTTATTTATTTATTTATATTTATTTTAAPVSDGANCGSGTEDDYTFLCLVKSSLRLNPLNVMSLFNLVNFYSRKKDRKNCSFYSSLLHCILINIVKKSFYKNEIHYDIAPKEKMKIKMRKKLYLTCFSHTVYKRQLNDKYKTWLVKNIARKWNTIPYLNDRIFIILLLENLHILYLNNYKMCHMYKVVYYVNLFLNILDFNKIRNYVKKNYFFLHANLHYVKASCYMLVESSKKNLINNVSRCSDKDIIKRGNDTMNIRLIERNESYTILNVDFGKEKGCDNIMESNFHKNDCSGTCTEGRNAYNDNNNDNSNDNNNDNSNDNSNDNSNDNNNDNNNDNNNDNNNDNNNDNSNDNNNNNNNDNSNDNNNNNNNDNNNDNNNDNNNDNNNNNNIDNNNNNNNDNNNNNVNDKDNDDKKKALGTWNNMRTVNHIDTLKYEKRFLSFIMSEEDTAERVEKIDFYSTNSAIDIECMLKKLNTCIIFCLQNRLYKFLELFLVWRARIFYHLNLFYECVSDSSKVSLLNAYATATFDEQGGDTNSYSCYNLRMLSLQQLNMVHMADLYVARVLKNVKKNDVLGRTVCQKRRGDKINNSTKQTAINRYSEKKKRVKFLNERIHTYTWARSFEDLTILNCIKRNKKKIPFIL, encoded by the exons ATGGACTGTAAGAAGAGCGTAGCTGGCACAATAATGCGCGTGAGCAATTATGGaaggacaaaaaaaaggaagaaaagcTTAGCAGTGGGCTACTGCTGTAACACGAATTATGAAGGATGTagaaatgtatacataaagtCGGTCATGTATCAAAGGAGTAGCAGTAtctttcttaaaaatatgaacaattcAAGTAGTATGAGCACAAACTATACCGGTGTCAATACTAGTCCCagtactactactactgctactactactgctactactactgctactactactgctactactactgctactactactgctactactactgctactactactgctactactactgctactactactgctactgctactactactactactgctactactactgctactactactgctactactactgctactgctactactactgctactactactactgctgctCCTGTTTCTGATGGTGCTAATTGTGGGAGTGGTACGGAAGATGACTACACATTTTTGTGCCTCGTTAAAAGTTCTCTACGTCTTAACCCTCTAAACGTAATGAGCTTGTTTAATTTAGTGAACTTCTATAGTAGGAAAAAAGATAGAAAGAACTGTTCTTTCTATTCTTCGTTATTACACTGtattttgataaatattgtaaagaaatccttttataaaaatgaaatacatTATGATATTGCGCCTAaggagaaaatgaaaataaaaatgagaaaaaaa ttgtactTAACATGCTTCTCACATACTGTTTATAAAAGACAGTTGAACGATAAGTACAAAACTTggttagtaaaaaatatagcaagAAAATGGAATACTATTCCATATCTAAATGACAGAATTTTCATAATTCtattattagaaaatttacacattttatatttaaataattacaaaatgTGTCATATGTATAAAGTAGTATACTACGTTAAcctctttttaaatattttggaCTTTAATAAAATCCGCAATtatgtaaagaaaaattattttttcttgcaTGCAAACTTGCACTATGTTAAAGCTAGCTGTTACATGCTAGTTGAGTCGAGTAAAAAAAATCTCATAAATAATGTTAGCAGGTGCAGTGATAAAGACATTATCAAAAGGGGGAATGATACAATGAATATAAGGTTGATAGAACGGAACGAAAGTTACactattttaaatgtagATTTTGGCAAAGAGAAAGGCTGCGATAATATTATGGAAAGCAATTTTCACAAAAACGACTGCTCCGGTACCTGCACAGAAGGTCGTAATGCCTATAATGATAACAATAACGATAACAGTAACGATAACAATAACGATAACAGTAACGATAACAGTAACGATAACAGTAACGATAAcaataatgataacaataacgataacaataatgataacaataacgataacaataatgataacagtaacgataacaataacaataacaataatgataacagtaacgataacaataacaataacaataatgataacaataacgataacaataatgataacaataacgataacaacaacaataacaatatcgataacaataacaataacaataacgataacaataacaataacgtTAACGATAAGgataatgatgataaaaaGAAAGCGTTAGGTACTTGGAACAACATGAGGACGGTCAACCACATCGATACTTTAAAATATGAGAAACGCTTCTTATCTTTTATAATGAGTGAAGAAGATACAGCCGAAAGGGTAGAGAAAATCGATTTTTATTCCACTAACAGTGCTATTGATATAGAGtgtatgttaaaaaaattaaatacttgtattattttttgcttgCAAAATcgattatataaatttttagaaTTGTTTTTAGTATGGAGAGCCcgtatattttatcatttaaatttattctatGAATGTGTATCTGACTCTTCAAAAGTCTCATTACTAAATGCATATGCTACAGCAACCTTTGATGAACAAGGAGGGGATACCAACAGCTATTCTTGCTATAATCTGCGTATGCTGTCCTTGCAGCAGCTAAACATGGTACACATGGCTGATTTGTATGTAGCGcgagttttaaaaaatgtaaaaaaaaatgatgttTTAGGTAGAACAGTTTGCCAGAAGAGAAGAggtgataaaataaataattccaCAAAACAAACAGCCATCAATCGGtatagtgaaaaaaaaaaaagagtaaaatttttaaatgaacgCATACATACTTATACTTGGGCTCGATCATTCGAAGATCTCACTATTCTTAACTGTATCAagcgaaataaaaaaaaaatcccctttatactttaa
- the PmUG01_12034700 gene encoding conserved Plasmodium protein, unknown function has protein sequence MNHAAVIKVSHAWNSYKHSFSKKRFFSNNFEYCSPNVISRYENRPIVEENVEKNAKKYAEQNIEKYGQVNWQKNEGRNKNARTSNTIPDSNDDFFERVKKTFRENKKDLSLWNSYCRETMYRIHEKNIHPKIITSVFTFLSYTEYRNDRIINEILNRCILRLKEFDLIHVCSLVNSLGKMNFRNIYFLDEIKKKIINEQENYFDEIYAPHYVSLLINSLRKLKYCDNINRYDKDKFFLYFLVEKIHMRKVSDYSLVGLSLLLYNISVLKLNKFYNLFFLFEQHIITKAKNDFNIIQLVNVLSAYSKTSFLKFSFLEGLLHSIIYERKFSGCSLHHLVRLLHISLSFACGGQSENLFHEGIRNSGVSSGSGISSGSGISSGSGISSGSGVSSGSGDIDGLSRLGETYVQPLFRQICKNMNRCKKKDLVLLCSTLCAYNCKVFIKRMKKTPSPILDNPVFIPIHRVSELFENITLNVKKYINCYNHIELSIIFYCYSIYQINDTILYDYIKLRSLRIFSSFDEKTFAYLFKAFKNMHITDDVFEESCLSKLLQINEFSSIKHFCIALSAYTSVKRDRQKVQIEEQFFKNAEKLFSTSCTEGEEVKEMDGVEEMEKEEEMANVGEDLVGALPRVSERNSPAACTVEGNMFCYGNFSIYMKKRNEEDLSMVEMEKSIGIIKKKRKYIKNKKKNKSKVNQSNEISGNKISLIFFLFSKLNYLHTSKIVKLLMCTYRENKYSLSIENCISILRSVSTLSANLQIEEGKKYWRNYYEFVNMLASKIMNSADLFRNKYLLINFLSACGKIFHSSINCIQIDEKKTFYFKTVLNKLLPFMHPYVCEMTTADIAILMQSLNKENYSKEALSLILGDAYTLFWRHLIKRGKTLMQCWHTADKSDREDITDGVDQVQMHNEKNLIIIMNNLAKLEVQDEEFFHLIVNNCILQFFCLSSMQLLCQGIHYICVYIFCKEHIVTIRKIRLLSFLLNKLYKLLINEGILLYHCSSDQVVLSYECINKFILQDALFDKYVSLMHEVIIIILFHICNLSCTMNHKVGESYYWINNFNSGKTLHLLCNLPLLRSYLAILTIIEYIRERNPHNNNGNNNICNNMNSKGELKNVVNQIVQTTQRMNVNTQYVSHTSFDVLALRTEHLEKYF, from the coding sequence atgaaccaTGCAGCTGTGATAAAAGTATCACATGCGTGGAATAGTTACAAGCATAGTTTctcaaaaaaaagatttttctCAAACAACTTTGAATATTGCTCGCCTAATGTAATTTCGAGATATGAAAATAGACCGATCGTCGAGGAAAATGTCGAAAAAAATGCCAAAAAATATGCCGAACAAAATATCGAAAAATATGGGCAAGTAAATTGGCAAAAAAATGAGGGAAGAAACAAAAACGCGCGTACTTCTAATACAATCCCTGACAGCAACGATGATTTCTTCGAACGTGTGAAAAAAACTTTCAGGGAGAACAAAAAAGATTTGAGTTTATGGAATAGTTATTGTAGAGAAACTATGTACAGAATACATGAAAAGAACATTCAcccaaaaattattacaagtgtatttacttttttgtcATACACGGAATATAGAAATGATAGAATTATAAACGAAATATTAAATCGTTGTATTCTTCGATTAAAGGAATTTGACTTGATTCATGTATGTTCATTGGTTAACTCACTAggtaaaatgaattttagaaacatttattttctggacgaaataaaaaaaaaaataataaatgaacaagAAAACTATTTTGACGAAATATATGCACCTCATTATGTTTCTCTATTAATAAACAGTTTGcgtaaattaaaatattgtgATAATATTAACAGGTATGATAaggataaattttttttatattttttggtgGAAAAGATACATATGAGAAAAGTTTCTGACTATAGCTTGGTAGGATTGAGTTTATTACTATATAACATTTCTGtgttaaaattaaacaagttttataatttattttttttatttgaacaGCATATAATTACAAAGGCAAAAAATGACTTTAACATAATACAACTTGTAAACGTTTTAAGTGCTTATAGTAAGACCTCCTTTTtgaaattttcctttttagaGGGCCTCCTACATtccattatatatgaaagaaaatttaGTGGCTGCTCCCTGCATCATTTGGTACGCCTTCTGCATATTTCGCTCTCCTTTGCCTGTGGGGGGCAGAgcgaaaatttatttcacgAAGGTATCCGTAATAGTGGTGTAAGCAGTGGTAGTGGTATAAGCAGTGGTAGTGGTATAAGCAGTGGTAGTGGTATAAGCAGTGGTAGTGGTGTAAGCAGTGGTAGTGGTGATATCGATGGCCTGAGCCGGTTGGGTGAAACATACGTGCAGCCGCTGTTTAGACaaatttgcaaaaatatgaacaggtGTAAGAAGAAGGATCTCGTTTTATTATGCTCGACTTTATGCGCCTATAACTGTAAAGTGTTCATAAAAAGAATGAAGAAGACCCCTTCTCCTATTTTAGACAATCCTGTTTTTATACCCATACATAGAGTAAGCGAGTTATTTGAAAACATTACGTTAAATgtgaagaaatatataaactgtTACAACCATATAGAGCTGTCtatcatattttattgcTATTCAATTTACCAAATTAATGACACAATTCTGTATgactatattaaattaagAAGCTTAAGAATATTCTCCTCATTTGATGAAAAAACTTTTGCCTATCTTTTTAaagcttttaaaaatatgcacataaCAGATGATGTGTTCGAAGAATCCTGCTTAAGTAAgcttttacaaataaatgaattcaGTTCCATCAAACATTTTTGTATTGCCCTGTCGGCATATACATCTGTAAAAAGGGATCGGCAGAAAGTTCAAATTGAGGAACAGTTCTTCAAAAATGCCGAAAAGTTATTTTCGACATCTTGCACTGAGGGGGAGGAAGTAAAAGAAATGGATGGAGTagaagaaatggaaaaagaggaagaaaTGGCAAACGTGGGGGAAGACCTCGTTGGAGCCCTCCCCAGAGTCAGTGAAAGGAATAGCCCCGCTGCGTGCACAGTAGAAGGGAACATGTTTTGTTATGGTAACttcagtatatatatgaagaaaaggAACGAGGAAGACTTGTCCATGGTTGAGATGGAGAAAAGCataggaataataaaaaaaaaaagaaaatatataaaaaataaaaaaaaaaataaaagcaaagTTAATCAGTCAAATGAAATAAGTGGTAACAAAATAAGcctcatattttttcttttttccaaattaaattatttacacaCATCCAAGATAGTGAAATTGTTAATGTGTACTTATAGAGAAAACAAATATTCCTTAAGCATCGAAAATTGTATAAGCATCTTACGTTCAGTATCCACCCTATCTGCAAATTTACAAATTGAGGAAGGGAAAAAATACTGGAGAAACTACTATGAGTTTGTTAACATGTTGGCTagtaaaattatgaacagtgCTGACTTGTtcagaaataaatatttacttataaattttttaagtgcATGTGggaaaatttttcattcttcTATTAATTGCATCCAAATTGATGAAAAgaaaactttttattttaaaactgTGTTGAATAAGTTATTACCGTTTATGCATCCGTACGTTTGTGAAATGACCACGGCTGATATTGCAATATTGATGCAGAGTCtaaacaaagaaaattattcGAAAGAAGCGCTGAGCCTAATTTTAGGGGATGCCTACACATTGTTTTGGAGGCATTTAATCAAAAGGGGTAAAACGCTTATGCAATGTTGGCACACTGCGGATAAATCGGATCGGGAGGACATAACTGATGGAGTGGACCAAGTACAAATGCACAATGAGAAAAACTTGATAATCATTATGAACAATTTAGCAAAGCTTGAAGTTCAGGACGAAGAGTTCTTTCATTTAATCGTTAATAACTGCATTCTGCAATTCTTTTGTCTATCGTCTATGCAACTGTTATGTCAAGGTATACactatatatgtgtgtatattttCTGTAAAGAGCACATAGTTACAATTAGGAAAATACGTTTATTAAGTTTTTTATTGAACAAATTATACAAGTTGCTTATCAACGAGGGTATACTTCTTTATCACTGTAGCAGTGACCAAGTCGTTCTTTCATATGAATgtataaacaaatttatattgCAGGATGCTTTATTCGATAAATATGTTAGCTTAATGCATgaagttataataataatattatttcatatatgtaatttaagTTGTACTATGAACCATAAAGTGGGGGAATCATATTATTGGATCAACAATTTTAACAGTGGTAAAACTTTGCACTTGTTATGTAATCTCCCCTTACTGCGTTCATATTTGGCTATCCTTACAATCATAGAATATATTAGGGAAAGAAACccacataataataatggcaataataatatatgtaacaaTATGAATAGCAAAGGAGAACTTAAAAATGTAGTTAATCAAATAGTTCAAACTACTCAACGGATGAATGTAAACACCCAGTATGTATCTCACACCTCGTTTGACGTCCTAGCATTACGCACTGAACATTTGGAAAAATACTTCTAG